The DNA window CACAGCCAGTTTGTTTTCATTTTTTATCACCTCAAATTAGCCTCTCCGGTATTCTCTTTAAATTCTCATCATCCAAATGTGTTATTACTCTTACAGTATCAACTTCCGGAACTAAATCCAGGAGCTCAATTTTTAAGTCCATCCGGTTAAATCCCCTGTACCAGGCAACAATAGCTTCTGCTTTACCGTAGGGAAAATATTTAAAGAAAAATTCTGACAGGGCCCTGTGATGTTTTGATAAATAGTAGAGATCAAATAAGTCTTTTACACTATGCCGGCCGGCACTAATTATTCTGCCGGTTGTATCTTGTTTTTTGGCTGTTCCTATGCCAGCAGATATTTTTCTGCAGTAGATATCTTCCGGGGAATGCATCCCATTTTTTATTCTTTTGATGTTCTTCTCGAAATCCTGGACAAAATCTATCTTTAAAACACACCGTCTCTTAAGGCCTAAAGAATAAACCTTCATAGGTACTAGCCTGGGGTCGTCTTGCTCAGCCTCTAACTTAAAGTCAAAACCACTTTCTTTAGAAACAAAGCTCATTACTTGATCCGGATCCTCTTTTCTATAATCCTGGGTAAAAAAATCCAAGTCCTGAGAAAACCTGTGATCGAAATAAAAAGATAGCGCTGTTCCTCCGGTCAGATAGTATTTTGGAAATTTACCTGTCACAAGCCTGGCTATTTTTCTTTGCTCACTTTTAATATAAGAAATTTTACCTTTCATCTTTCACTCTCAAAATAACTATACTACTTATAAGTAGTATCTGTCAACAAATAATTAAATTTTTAACTTACAAGCCTCCTGGCTTTAGTAATTTAAGGTGCCGGCTTAGGCCCCTGGATATAGGTCCTTTAAAATATGCGATTTGAGAGGTTTGAATCTGTTAGCCAGGGAAATAATCTATTAAGTGATATTTTTACGGCTTCTATCAGGCAGTTTTTTGCGTTTTAAGCTATAACTGTGAATGACTTCATGCCGTTTTCTACATCTATGTTGGCCAGGGTGATGTAGATTGTTGTGGTGCCTGGTTTGATGAGAAAATTTATTATGAGATTAGCCCTACTAGTGCAAGGGTAAAACTTTAAAATAAGTAACGGATTTTGTCTCCAAAGCAGGTAACGGATTTTGGAAGAGATAAAACTTTATTTTGATAAACCTGAAGATAAAAAATCACTATAGAAAGCTACGGATTTTGGAAAATACTGCTTGCTTATATCATAGAAGCAGAGCCACTTTCAGTACCACATGCTCTGTTTTATCAAGGAATGTAAACTATAGCCTGATTTTGGTATCGGTATAGGGGTTGAGCACCTCCGGGAGGACTCTGGGGGTAACTCATCACATTGGGGCAAGGTGTATAGTAGTCAGTGGAACAACGCAAAGAGACCGAGTGTAACTACTGCTTCGAGGATCAATATCACTTCCTTATCTTCCCAAGAGCTTCTGCTGCACAAAATCGGACATAGATATTTTCATCCTTTAAAGCCTCTCTTAGAGGTTCTACTGCTCTAGTATCTCCTATCCTCCCAAGAGCTGCTGCTGCCCACTTTCGGACATTCCAAACTTTATCCTTTAAGGCCTCCATTAGAGGTTCTACAGCCCTTGCATCTTTAATCATCCTAAGAGCTTCTGCTGCCCTCCACCGGACATTATAA is part of the Candidatus Zixiibacteriota bacterium genome and encodes:
- a CDS encoding nucleotidyl transferase AbiEii/AbiGii toxin family protein — translated: MKGKISYIKSEQRKIARLVTGKFPKYYLTGGTALSFYFDHRFSQDLDFFTQDYRKEDPDQVMSFVSKESGFDFKLEAEQDDPRLVPMKVYSLGLKRRCVLKIDFVQDFEKNIKRIKNGMHSPEDIYCRKISAGIGTAKKQDTTGRIISAGRHSVKDLFDLYYLSKHHRALSEFFFKYFPYGKAEAIVAWYRGFNRMDLKIELLDLVPEVDTVRVITHLDDENLKRIPERLI